In a single window of the Aminomonas paucivorans DSM 12260 genome:
- a CDS encoding BMC domain-containing protein, whose translation MSGQKNALGFIETVGLAAAVAAADAACKAADVRLIGREISKGYGYVTVKLAGDVGAVKAALAAAKAASEKVNRVWSLDLIPRPAAGLGDVLVWNRETRGAEGWREGQTVSFPEEPPVPSEEPTPPEEESLPEVPETPEPAEEPEAPAPEGPEVKEEETEKGTTPGAEAPRAPRRRTKRR comes from the coding sequence ATGAGCGGGCAGAAGAACGCCTTGGGGTTCATCGAAACCGTGGGTCTGGCGGCGGCGGTGGCGGCGGCGGACGCGGCGTGCAAGGCCGCCGACGTGCGTCTCATCGGCCGGGAGATCTCCAAGGGCTACGGCTACGTCACCGTGAAGCTCGCCGGAGACGTGGGGGCCGTGAAGGCGGCCCTCGCCGCGGCGAAGGCCGCAAGCGAGAAGGTGAACCGGGTGTGGTCCCTGGACCTGATCCCCCGCCCCGCGGCGGGCCTGGGGGACGTGCTGGTGTGGAACCGGGAGACCCGGGGGGCGGAAGGGTGGCGGGAGGGCCAAACCGTCTCCTTCCCCGAAGAGCCTCCCGTCCCGTCGGAGGAACCGACTCCCCCGGAGGAGGAGTCCCTCCCGGAGGTCCCGGAGACGCCGGAACCGGCGGAGGAGCCCGAGGCCCCGGCCCCCGAAGGGCCCGAGGTGAAGGAAGAGGAGACGGAGAAGGGGACGACTCCGGGCGCCGAGGCGCCCCGGGCCCCCCGGCGCAGGACCAAGAGGCGTTGA